In Chrysiogenes arsenatis DSM 11915, the sequence TGTCTGGAAAAGTTGCTCGCACTCCGACGCCACAGCTACATCAGCACGGAAAAATACCACGTTGGCCGCCGTGCAAAGCGACGCTATCCGTGCGGCAACCGCGCCAGTAGGAGCATGTCGTCCGACAAGAGCGAGGTGTTTAGCCCCTGCCGCAACACAGGCTTCGGCCAATGCCAAACCAAGCGCGCCTGTGCCACCACTGATCAGATAGGTCGCCTCTGATTTGAGCGCGAACGCGGGATTGGTCTGTTTTGGTGCAAGGCGAACGACACGTGGCAGCCAAAGTTGAGTGCCACGGATGACCCCTTCCCGCTCTCCTTGTGGGTCGGCGACAAATGCGACGAGCGTAGCGAGCGCGGCCACCGACAATCGATGTTCAAGATCGATACTGCCACCCCAGAAGTGCGGGTATTCCAAAGCAGCGCTGCGCGCAAACCCTTGCCATGCGGATTGAAATGGATCTATCGCGACGTTCTGGCGCGGCGTGGCGTTTGTGGTGATAAGCCAAAAGCGCAGAGCAATGGGCTGTGGGACGCGTTCACCGATCTGGGCAATCACTGCTGCTGCATGGGCAAGCGATTCGGCCAGAGCATGAACGTCGTTTTCGTTTTGCGGCACAGGTGTAAAGTACAACAGAATTTTTCCCTCTAGGTGTGGCAACCACCGATCAACTCTTTCGGGAACTGCAACTTCGCATGTGCCACCAAGCTTGAGAATGCCAGCTGCATAGAGGTCGGTGGTACTGCTTTCGCCTAACAACAGAAATGACGCGTTTGCCACATCGCCATGCGGCATGGTTTCCTGCCACGTGACTTGATAGAGGAGATCAGCATGCGTGTCAGACGCAAAGAGAGTCTGGCGATCCGTGCGCCGCAAACTAAACCCTGTGATAGCCAGTAAATGCGTACCGTCAGCCGCATAAACATTGACGTCACCCTCAATGGCATCGCCAGTCGTTTGCGAGCGGGAGTGACACCAAATTTCTGCAGTAAACGGAGCGAGAAGATGAATCTGCAGCGCACCCATCGGGATATAAATGCGCTCACCACCTTCGATGGCCTGTCGGAATTCGTCTGAGGCGGAGGCCATACTTTGCAGAATAGCATCCATCAACCCCGGATCGGGTGCACCGCCATCCACAACACCTTCAAGCCGACATAACGATTCGTCATCTCCCGCAAATATCTCGCGAATACGACGATACGATGACCCAACACGATAGCCAGCGGCCAGAAAAGCGTTGTAAAATGATGTAGGATCGTGCGCAACCGTACAGCGTTGGCGCAGGTTTGCGAGCGATGCGACGGGTGATGGTGGTGTGGCAGGAACCACCGTTGCCTGACAATGTTCCTGCCATTCGGTTTTTGCTTCACCGTGGGCGCGGCTCACAATGCGCGCCGCGCGCGTAGATTGATGGCTTGGAGCGCCAAGTATTACCTGCACGTCACGCCCGGCCTGATCGACCAGGAGTGGACGGACGAAGTGGACATCCTGCAGCCGTAGCGGCGTTCCTCCTTCATCACAAACCGCGAGCCCAGCGGCCAGCAACATACAGATATGCGCGGCGGCAGGCGAAAGGACACGATCAAAGATGATGTGTTCCGCTAAAAATTGCGGTGTATCCGGCGTAAAATGGGTTTCAAACAGCACTCCATCGCCCAACGCTGGCGACTCAATGCGGGTGCCGAGCAGCGGATGACCGTGACGCACCAGCGATGCGGTGAGAGTAACGGCTGGTGGTTGCGGCGTTGTCCAATATGGTGTCCGCTGAAACGGGTAGGTTGGCAGCGTCGCCGTCCGTCTTCCAGATTCTGAGTAATACACCGCACTGGAAGCAAGGTTGCGTTCGATACAGTGGCACAATGACGTTGCACTCTGCTGGAGATCATCCTGACCAGCGCGGAGGCTGGGAAGCCATTCCACATGAGCCATTTCCCCCATCATTTTGCCAAAACCACAGAGCACGGGAGTAGGGCCTATTTCAAGGAATGTTGTATACCCATCTTGTAAAAGCGTTTGTAAAGCATCGGCAAAGCGTACCGGTTCGCGCAACTGGCGTCGCCAGTACGCAGGTGTACAAAGGTCGCCGTTTTCAGCTATTTTTCCGCTCAAAGTTGATACTATGGGGAATTGCGTGGAATTCATAGGGACAGTAGCCGCAGCCGCTTCAAAGTCACGTACGATTGGTTCCATCGCCGGCGAGTGGAAGGGGTGCGATACGGTCAGGTAACGGGCACTTTTGCCCATCGCTTCATACTGCCGAACGATCTGGTGCACCGCTTCGGCGTCGCCAGAAATAACCACACTCTGCGGCGTGTTCACGGCTGCAATCGCCACGCGGTCGCTGACCCCAGCTAGCAGCGGCAGCACCTCACGTTCCGTCGCCTGCAGCATCACCATCACCCCACCTGTAGGCAAAGAGTCCATCAGTTGTGCCCGCCGCGCGACAAGCCACACGGCATCGGGTAGCGACATCACTCCAGCTATGCAGGCGGCGGCAAATTCGCCAATGCTATGGCCGATAGCGGCAGCTGGAGTCACCCCCCATGATTGCCACAAGGCGCAGAGGGCGTATTGCAGGGTAAACAGTGCGGGCTGAGTATAGACTGTGCGCGCCAGAAGTGCCGCATCGTTTCCATACATAATGGCGCGAATGGAACATCCAAGGTGAGGTGCGAAGAGTTGGTCGCACTCGTCAACCGCTTGTTGAAAGCAAGGCCACGCGCGATACAACCCCTGACTCATGCCGGGGTACTGTGACCCTTGTCCGGTGAACAGAAAAACAACTCCCTTGGTATGGGAAGCATCAGGAGATTGATTGACAGTAGTCAGACGTTTGCGCAATGCCTCAGCCAGCTCTGCAAACGTCTGGCCAGCGACCGCCAGACGTGCCGGAAACCGAGTGCGCCCGTGGGCGGCGGTGCGGCAAAATTCGCCGACGGTGCCGGTAGCCGTTTGAAGCGTATCAAGGTAGCGTTTACCTGCTGCTTGCAGTGCGCCTGGAGTCCGTGCTGAAATTTCAAGAATGTGACACGGAAGATCCTGCGGCGGAGCCACGGGAGTCGTTACGGGAGCTTCTTCGATAATCACATGAGCGTTCGTACCGCTAAAGCCAAACCCACTGAGCGCGGCACGGCGCGGGGCGGTCGATGGCGGCCACGGTGTTGCGTGCGTGACGATTTGGAGCGGCAACGTTTCCCACGCAATATGGGGATTTGGTGCCTGAAAAGCAGCTTGCGGCGGAATCGTGCCGTGTTGCAGCGCCAGCACGACTTTGAGCAAGCTCGCCATCCCCGCAGCTCCTTCAAGGTGCCCGATGTTCCCTTTCACCGAACCAAGCAAGAGTGGCCGTTTACTCGTACGGTTCTGGCCATACACACCACTGATGCCGGAAACTTCGACGGGATCGCCAAGCGGTGTGCCCGTGCCATGCGCTTCGATATAGTCAATATCAGCCGGGTGCAAGTTGGCATCGGCCAAGGCGCGCTGAATTACTTGTTGCTGCGCTAAACCACTGGGAGCGGTGAAGCTGGAACTCGCACCGTCTTGCCCAATAGCGCTCCCACGTATGATGGCCAAAATAGTGTCGCCATCGCGCTGCGCATCGGAAAGTCGCTTCAGCAACACCGCGCCACACCCTTCACCGCGACCATAGCCGTTGGCCGCGGCATCAAAAGGCTTGCAACGTCCATCGGGCGAGAGAGCGCCGAGTTTTGAGAAGTAAACAAATAAGTGTGGTGACAACAGTAAATTGACACCAGCCGCCAGCGCCGCCGTACATTCGCCAAGCCGTAGTGCTTGACAAGCGAGGTGCAGGGCGACCAGCGATGAAGAACAGGCGGTATCGACCGACAGATTCGGCCCCGTAAAATCAAGAATGTACGAGAGACGTCCACCGGAAGAGCTAAACATTGAACCTGATCCGGAGTAGGCATCAATGCGGTCAAGCGTGCCGGAATAGAGGTGAGCCGTTTTGTAGTCATCCGAGCAGATCCCCAGATAGACGCCAACATTTTCCCCTTTGAGTTTTTCCAGCGGGATATTGGCGTGCTCGATGGTTTCCCACGCAACTTCCAAGAGTAAACGCTGTTGCGGATCAAGGGCGCGGGCTTCGCGGGGAGGAATGCGGAAAAATGGCGCGTCGAATTGATCGAGCTGATCTGGCACCAGAAAACCACCGTGCTTCACTGTGCTTTTCCCCGGCACTTCCGGATTGGGATCGTAATATTCCGCAACATCCCAACGGATGGTCGGGATTTCGGAAATGGCAACGGCACCACGTTTCAAAAGATCCCAATACTCCTGCGGCGAATTCGCTCCACCCGGAAAACGGCACCCCATACCAATAATGGCGATAGGTTCATTGTTTTCTGCATGGTGCGAGAGTGCGGCTTCCGGTTTTACTGTTGTCACTCGACCAAGGCATTTTTCAAGATGAGCGGCCAACGTGGCTGGTGTGGCATGATCGAAGAGTGTCGTAACAGGGAGCGTGAGGCCAAGTGACGCTTCGAGTTGCCGCGTAATCACGATACTCATCAACGAATCGACGCCCTGATCAAAAAAACCGGTGTGCGGATCGACGGTGTGGAGATCGTTGTTACTCGCTTTGCGAATAACTTGTTGGATATGTGCAAGTAGGTCAGGAATATCTTGGGTGGGCGCGGTGGCGCGAGGAGCATTGTACTGTTCTGCGGCACATTGAATAGAGGCGCTTTCGTCGCCTCTCGCTTCACGCCAGCATTCATGGAGGGCAACCTGCAAAACGGGATGCGGCGAAACTTCGATGAAATGGGAAGAACCATCGCGCAAGAGCGCAGCCATTGCCGTTGCAAATTGAACCGGTTCGCGGAGGTGTCGCACCCAATACTCAGCTCCAAAGTCGCTGGCATGAGCCTGAGCACCACGCCAAGACGAATAGATAGGCGTATGTGGGGTTTGTGGCGCAATGCCATGCAAAGCCTTATAAAATCCTGCTAAGGCGGGATCAACGTGCGCGCTATGAAAGGCCACATCAGTGGGCAGTTCGCGGTGAAATATCTGGCGCTGTTCGAAGAGCGCCAGCGCAGCAGCGATCCCGTGATCACCTGAAAATACCACCGAGCGCGGACTATTGATGGCAGCAATCGTTAGTGGTAACCCTTCTGAGTCGAGAAACGATTGCGCTTCATCGGCTGACAGGGCGGCAAACACCATGCGACCACGGCCACCTATTTGCTGCATCACACGGCAGTGAGCGGCAATGATCGTGACGGCGTCTGGCAATGTGAGGATGCCTGCAATATGCGCGGCGGCTACTTCGCCCCCGCTATGCCCCAGCACCGCCGTTGGCTTCAGACCGCGCGCCGCCAGTTGTTGCGTCAGACCGAGTTGAACAGCAAAAATAATCGGATGCGCTACCCAAGGGATATGAAAACGCGAGTTTTCCGCCGAAGCGCCTATTTCATCGTGGAGTGATATACCAATCGCTTCACGAAACAGTGGCGTAAGTTGCTCTACGACGGCGCGAATATGCGGATTTGTGTGCAGCACATCGGCACTGGTCTCTTTCCATTGCGCCCCCATGCCGGAATAGATAAACGCGCGTTGTTGCATATGTTTCACACCTTGAGTGCTTTTTCGGGCACGGTTATTGTTTGATCGAAGGTAATGTGGTGGCCTTCTCTTCTCCATGAGTCAACATGTGAATGATCGTATTGATGAGGCCGCTATTCAGGTCGGAACGGACAGCAATTTCTTGGGTAGACGGTTGCACTCTGGCGGCAATGGCACCCACTTTGTAAAGTGTATCGGGCGGCAACGTTGCGATCGTCACACCTAAATTATTCGGATCACTTTCAAAATACGAATAACGGTTGGTCATCACCACGATGTATGCGTCGAGCGGGGCCAGCCAGTAGGACGCAACGTTATAGCCCGCAAATTGCCCACTGTGACCAAAAAGTGAGTTGTCGATGCGAGCCAGTCCGCGCGCGTACTGAAATGTCGTGTTGGGGTCGAGTGGTGCTCCACTCACCCAGTAGGCAGATTCCTGACGGCTTTGCACGCGACTAACCATGACATGCTGCAGAAATTTCATCAGGTCAGAGGCGTTAGAAACCATCCCGCCGGTTGTCCACGCAAAGGAGGGATCAACTTCAGAGAAGTCTTCCAGTGTGCCATCACCATTGATGTAGGGTTGTGCGAGCAGGGTACTGTCGGGTGTGTCATTGGTGCGGAATTTGAGAAGATCGGTGTCAGATGAATCGTAGGGAGCATTAAAATAATCAGCATACCCGTGAACAAAAGGCGCACCACCACGGAATTGCCGTTCACCCGGAATAGGTAAATAGGTTTGGGTCAGGTTGAGTGGCGCGGTGATCAGGCGCGCAACTTCGTCATGCACGGGATTACCCGTGGCTTTTTCAATGATCAGTCCGAGCAAATAATAATTGGTGTTGGAATATTTAACGGTTGATCCGGGAGAAGAGGTCGGATTGGTTCCGTAAGGGGTGCCGACACTATCGCCAGTAGCCGTTGTGAAAGAGGCTGGTGCATCAAACGTATCAACGAATCCGAGTATTTCGCTGCTGTCCCACGTTTTTTGTCCGTGACTCATCACAAATTGATTCATCGGCATTTGCATGTCGGGCGAATCCCCGTGCACCAGACGCGCATCGGTGGTCACATAGCTATACAGGCCACTGGTGTGGTTGAGCAGCATGCCAATGGTAATCACACTTCCCTTGCCGGCGTTGATACCGGTCAACGTGCCAGGCAACCATTTTTCAACGGTATCACTCAAGGAGAGTTTCCCTTCGGCGGCGAGTTTAACGACGACATCAGCAATAAACATTTTTGTGACACTGGCAATGCGAAACGGCAAATCAATGGTCATAGGCGTATAACAGGTGTTCGGAGCGGCAGTATCAATTTCCGCGCATCCGACGGCATAATACCACGGTTGATAACCGTTCAGGTGAACCGCCACAATGGCGCCGGGGGTTTGGCTACCGGTGGCATTGTGATAGTATTGGTTCGTGCCATAAAAATAATCATTTACCGATTGTTGCAGTGCGGCATTCGTAGTCGCTGTCACAGGAGGCGGCGTGGAAGCATCACCGGAAATATAATTTTCCCCTCCACCGCATCCAATAAGCGTGAAGAGTAAAACAGTACAGAGTGTGACCCAAATACGTGAACCAGTGGAAGCAAGCAGAGTGCATGTTGGCATACGTTTCTCCTGTGTCGCTAGGCGGATGAGCCGCTGTTAGGTGAAAAGAACGGAACGTCCTGAGGGCGTAATGGTCGTAAATCACTGAACCAATCGGCATTTGCATCGTATTCAGCACAAAAAATCCGCAAAACCTGTGCCGCATCTGGCGACTGCAGGTAGCGCAGCAACAGGGCAGGTTTCCCGTTGATCTCTTGCACATCGACCACTTGCACTTTGCCATGTGGGGTAGACATACATGGCCCACGCGCCGTGCGACAAATGCCACTGACGTTCCCCCAGGCGGTGCGGTAGATTTCAAGCGCTTCGACTAAAGGGACGCGGAAATAGTGACGCGCTCCGGTATCGCGCACGATAAATTGATAGTATGGGATGATTCCAAGGCGAACTTGCTCTTGCCAGAGGTCGACCCATGTTGTCGCTTCGGCATTGATATGGCGGAGTAACGGTGACTGTGCGCGAATTTCAGCTCCCGTGGCTCGTATACGTTGAACGGCCTGCTGTACGGCTGGTGTGGCAAGTTCACGCGGGTGGTTCATATTGGCGACAATAGCAAGATGTTTTCCACTCGCAATAATGCGCTCAAAAGTTTGCAAAAGAGAGTCGGCGTCAGGGTCGGTCAGGAAACGATATGGCCAATAGGTAATGGCTTTGGTGCCAAATCTGATGGCATTCAAATGGGGAATATTAGCAGCAAGAATTTTATCCACATATTCGGCAAGTATGTGAGCGGGCATCACCATTGGATCGCCACCAGTAAACAGGATATCGCGCACTTCTTGGTGCTGTGCCACATACTGCACCAGGGCGTTGATATCGGTGCTAACAAAAATTTCTTTTTCTCCGCCAACAAATTGGAGCCAACGGAAGCAAAACGTACAATGGGCATGGCACATTTGCCCTTCAGCGGCAAAGAAAAGGACAGTTTCGGGGTAGGAATGGATAATTCCCTGCTGTTTTAATCCGTCAATAATCGGCAAGGTAGCATCCATGGTTTGTACGGAATGGGGGTTCAAATCCTGTCGAATTTCGCGCACCGCACGAGCAATGACCTGTTCCGTTTCGCCTTGGTGGAGTAACGATGCCAGCCGTTGATAATGATGTGGCTGGAGCATGTCACGGTTAGGAAAATTTAAACGGTACATGGGATCTGATTCGGGATGCTTCCAGTCGATAACTTCATCGACCATGTATCGGTTCGTGCGGAAGGGAAACACGCGCCCAACCACAGCCGTAGCTTCCTGCAATTCAGCCGAAAGGTGTTGCCACTGCGGTAACGTGTGAATCGTTTCTCGGGTATAGGCACGAAATGTTTTTTGCACGGGATGTTATCTCTCAGTAGGCAAATTTAAATCCGGTTAAAAATTCGGTGTCCCGTTTTGCGGCAACCGGCCAAGGGTTATTGTCAAACGCGACGGCGTACTGAATCAGAAAACCGACGTATTGATTGAGGGAAAATTCGAGGCTGTTTGTCCAACGCCAGTCATAGCGCTTAGTAGTACCAAGGATGATTGCTTTTTGTTCATCAAGGCCGGCTTGAGGGATGGTGGTTAACCCGTAAATATTGGTAGCGTCCAGGGCGCGCTTCATGTTGAATTCCTGGCGGTAACGCAACATGTCAGTGAGGCGATGCGTGTAATCGGCACGGAGGTAGATACCATCATATTTTTCTGAATCATTCTGAATTAAGGTAGCAACCATCGGTGCGTACTCGTCGGAAATACGACCCAGTCCGAGGCGTATACCAAGGCGGTAGCGATTTTTGTCAACAACATCTTGCAGCACATTGTACGAACCGACACCCACAAAAGGGATAGTACGACTTTGAATGAAAATGGGGCTTAAACGCTGCCAAAACAGGCCTGCTTCGGCAAAAAGATAGCGGTTCAATTCGTACTGCAAGGTTTCTTCAAAATTCTGCACGTCTTTTTCTGAGACATTGCCGTCAGGATTTTGAATCTCTTTTTTGTCAATGCTATAGGCTAAATGGTTCGTGAATCGACCTTTGCGAAGTCCAAGATACATTCCGCCATTTTTGACGGTACCATCGTCGTTGCCACTGAGTTCGGCAAAAGAGAATTTAAGGTGCGTGTGCTTTAGGAAATATGGGTATTCGGGGCTATATTCGAATGAGCTGTGTTCCCACCACTCTTCGGGTTGATTGGGTTGAAAGGTAGGGTGTGAAAAGAAACCCTGATACTCGCCGTACGGTTTTTCTGGGTTGATTTGCGGGGGAAGTTTTGGTGCGGATTGAATTTGACGGTACAAGTCGGGATAGTTTTCGCGAATGTACTCCGGTGTGAGTTCAAGGCTCTGCGCGGAGGCGGCCGCGAAAAGGCAGAACGTTAAACTGGCCAAGCTCCATCGCAACATTGCCGAAACACGGAAGGCGGCTGACTTGAAAGGCGGGGTGACTCTCCTCATACTTGCTCCTTTGCACTCCATGGCGTTAAACCGTGACGAGAAAGATAGATGCGCTCTATAACACACGAAGATGGCTTTTCAGTAGTCGCAACATGAGCACAATAGTCGAATCCGCAGGAGAATTGCCGGATATGCCAACGCTCATGGTGTACGGTAGCCGTGTCCTCCTTGATAATGACTTCTTCCAGCGGCAGAAGTAACCCTTGGCCAGTACCTTTCAGAACAGCCTCTTTCGCCGTCCAGTAGGTATAAAACTGACGTTGGCGCGCGGCGGGGTCGAGCGCTTTGAGTTCCGGCAAATGTCCCACGAACTCATCAAATGCGATCGGACGAATCTGCTCAACATCAACGCCTACCTTACCCGAGCTGGCACATGCAAGCACGACGACCGCTCCTGAGTGGGAGATATTAAACGACCAAGCACCTGCAATGAAAGGTTTTTTTGTATCAGTGTAGGTAATATTTTCTAAAGGATTGCAGAGTGTTACGTGTCGCGCGCCGCGTTGCTCTATCGCATAGAGCAACAGAAGTTTGCCAAGTAGCGTAGCACGTTGATCTTCCGGGCGTCGATAACGATGACATTGCTTTTGGAGTGGCTCAGGAAGAAGGGCAAGCAAAGAGTGTTGCTGAGTCGCCGAGAGTGGAGCATCGCACGCGATCCAAAAGATTTGCAATTTCATGCTTCGGCCAAAGTCGCTTGTATGAGGGTGCCGATGGCATCGACATGGTCAAAAAGGAAAAAATGACCTCCAGTATACGTGACAACGCGACAAGCACGGCTGGTATATTTCTGCCACTGCCACGCCTGTGCAAGGGTCGTACTTTCCTGATCGCCGATCAGGACTGTAATGGGAACTGGCAGAGGTGGTAACGCGGCGTGCTGATATTCTGCTACCACACGCATGTCATCGCGAATAATCGGCGCAAAATACTCCATCAATTCACGGTCATTAGCAACAGCTGGCGGGCACCCGCCTAACGTGATAAGTTTTTGCTTAAATTCTTCTAAGGGAAGAGTATACCAGCGAGCCTCGACGCTTGTTTGATCCGGAGCACCTTTGCCCGAAAGAAAAAGATGGCGGGGAAGTGGAAGATTGTTTTGCATCAACTTGTGCGTGGCCAAATAGATAACCAATGCCCCCATGCTGTGACCAAAAAGTGCATAGGGCTGCTGAATGGATGGAGCCAGTTGCGAGGTCAAATCAGACGCCATGGCGTCGATATCAGTCAGGCGCGGCTCCTGCCCTCGGCGCCCCCGACCAGGAGGCTCAAAGGTGACGACAGGCACCGTTGGTGATATGTTTTGTGCCAGTGGGCGGTAGGAATACACATTGCCACCGGCAAAGGGAAAACAGAAAAGTGATGTGGTTAAGTGAATCATACTCTTGCTTTCGAACACGAATCGTTTCTCTATATAGCTGAGGTAAGAGCTTCGCGCTGGTGAATTTGCGTTGCTATTTGCAGCATCGTTTCACTTGAGCGCAATAATTTTTCAGCCCACGAAAGCCCAATGATCGGTTGATGCGTAACCGAGTCGCAAAAAGGGAGTTTAACCTCCGGTCCCAATAAATATCGATAATCGACTGTGATCTCTTCTCCTTGCAATAAATCCCTTTGGGCAAACAGAAAACCTAAATGCCACAGACAACTCGGGGTGAATGAATGATTGACAAAGCACTCGTCAGGCCATTCAGGGGATATTGTGCAATGGTTTTCGAACCAGCGAATCGATGATTCCGCATGCGGATGGTCGGGCACGGCAGTGAGTTCTTCAAGCGTAATAGTTTCGCTGATATGAGTTGGTGCAACAACGACCCTGCCGATATCAACTTTTTCAGACACAAAAAGCCCTTTTCCAGCCAGAGGAATTAACGAGTCGGCAACGTAATACGGGATATTTATCATGTCCACTCCTAGGAAAAGTCAGCGTCAATGGATATGGCGACAGATGAAAGTCGGTTAATTCCGCGACTCTCGAATACTCCGTGTCAATAAATTTTTGTATACCAAAAAATCTACTGCCAAAAGTGCCGCATTGGCAAGTACATTTATGTGCAGCCGGAGGATGTGATGTTTCCGTTATTTTTTAGGTAACTCTGTGTTTTATGGGGGATCATGCACTCAAAGGCATTCGATTGCATGTTAAAATGGCGGAGAGCGAGGGATTCGAACCCTCGATACCGCTATTAGCAGTATACTCGCTTAGCAGGCGAGCGCCTTCGACCTACTCGGCCAGCTCTCCGTTTGCGCGTGAGCGCGTTTTTGGACAGGCGGGATACTACCGTAACTGAGCCTTGAATGCAAACTTTTATTCGTCCTCAAAGCAATAATTCCGTATTTTCCCGCCATAAAAACATTTACTACTCGTAAACGCGTATTTTCCCAAGCGAATCGATCTCGACGATCTTTAATGGTGAGACATCACCACTGTCACGTGTGATCATGGTTTCCAATTCTGGGAGTGTTTCCAAAAACTTTTTTTGACTTTGCGCGATAGAAGCAATGCGAATTTCCCAAGGGAGTCGATGGGCATTTTCAACCAGAATTTCTGTCGCTATGATTTTTTCTCCAATAGTGCGTAGAGCGGGCGCAATTTCTTTGGCCTGCGTGCCAACGAAAAGGATGGCAAGCGTGGCGCCGTCATAACGTCCAACCAAATCAGAAGACCTGACATGGCACTGCACGAGCCTTGCGACGTCTACCATGACGCGGTCGCCTTGGCTCACGCCAAACGTATCGTTGACATGCTTGAGTGATTGCACCCGCAAGAGCGCTACCACAATATTGCCATTGGCACGTTCGGCGGCGCGAAATATTTTTTCACCGACGTCAAGGAGCGTTTCACGATTCCACATACCGGTCAGCAGATCGCGCCCCAGCAGTGGTCGCATGGCTTGCAGTTGATGCGAACGGGTATCATGCGTGACTATTCTGGCGAGAACGGCGCTCTTTGCCCATGTCGTATCGAAGCACTCTTGCACCCCGTAACGGAAAAATTTTGCGGCAAGTTGTGGTTTGACGGTTTCGCTAAACACTACAATGCCGACTTCTTCCGCAAGATAATGCTGGCGGATAGTACGCACCAATGCGTCGGTGTTGATGTCTCCATGAAGCGTGGCGGCGCAGCACACCCACGGAGCAATGTTGGCGTGCGCGGTGACAAGCGATTCGGCTGCTTCGCTGACCGACACATCAAGGGCGGACAGCACCGCTTCGCCATTTTCGCACTGAATCACGCTCATGCCGCACTGCTGGCTCCATTCTAAAAGTACAGGGGGAATATCTCCCACCACAAGGAGCGGCTGATGAGAGCGCCGCTCGATGAATGTCAGCAAATCAATAACGTAGCTGCGCTCGCCATCATCGCGCACGGTGAAGATTTCCGTCCAAGGGAGCAACGATGCCGATGGGTGGCGGTCGCGTTTTTGTGCAGTAAAGCCAATCAAAGGAAGTGGATTTTCTTGAAGGTAGCAGGCCAGTGCTTCTGCGCTAGTGCCCATGCCATCCATACTCACCAGTATCCCTTTAACTGATTTGTTCTGCGGCGATTGTAGCATAACAAGCAGATCGGATACCGAAGCCGTGCGACAGATTTCGATCCGTGGATCGTTCAGGGTATTGCGCCACAGATAGGTACTGATCAGGGCGTCTGAAAGCGATTCGCAAACAAGAAACATCTTAGTGAATCTCCTGCTTGATCAGCGCATAGAAGGCTCGCACACCGCTACCGGTAGCCCCTTTGCCTTCAAAATATTCTTTTTTGACGTCCCATGCGGTGCCGGCTACGTCGAGGTGCATCCACCGTGTCCCTTCCGGAATGAATCGCTGCAAGAACAACCCTGCGGTAATCGTTCCGGCCTCT encodes:
- a CDS encoding type I polyketide synthase, yielding MQQRAFIYSGMGAQWKETSADVLHTNPHIRAVVEQLTPLFREAIGISLHDEIGASAENSRFHIPWVAHPIIFAVQLGLTQQLAARGLKPTAVLGHSGGEVAAAHIAGILTLPDAVTIIAAHCRVMQQIGGRGRMVFAALSADEAQSFLDSEGLPLTIAAINSPRSVVFSGDHGIAAALALFEQRQIFHRELPTDVAFHSAHVDPALAGFYKALHGIAPQTPHTPIYSSWRGAQAHASDFGAEYWVRHLREPVQFATAMAALLRDGSSHFIEVSPHPVLQVALHECWREARGDESASIQCAAEQYNAPRATAPTQDIPDLLAHIQQVIRKASNNDLHTVDPHTGFFDQGVDSLMSIVITRQLEASLGLTLPVTTLFDHATPATLAAHLEKCLGRVTTVKPEAALSHHAENNEPIAIIGMGCRFPGGANSPQEYWDLLKRGAVAISEIPTIRWDVAEYYDPNPEVPGKSTVKHGGFLVPDQLDQFDAPFFRIPPREARALDPQQRLLLEVAWETIEHANIPLEKLKGENVGVYLGICSDDYKTAHLYSGTLDRIDAYSGSGSMFSSSGGRLSYILDFTGPNLSVDTACSSSLVALHLACQALRLGECTAALAAGVNLLLSPHLFVYFSKLGALSPDGRCKPFDAAANGYGRGEGCGAVLLKRLSDAQRDGDTILAIIRGSAIGQDGASSSFTAPSGLAQQQVIQRALADANLHPADIDYIEAHGTGTPLGDPVEVSGISGVYGQNRTSKRPLLLGSVKGNIGHLEGAAGMASLLKVVLALQHGTIPPQAAFQAPNPHIAWETLPLQIVTHATPWPPSTAPRRAALSGFGFSGTNAHVIIEEAPVTTPVAPPQDLPCHILEISARTPGALQAAGKRYLDTLQTATGTVGEFCRTAAHGRTRFPARLAVAGQTFAELAEALRKRLTTVNQSPDASHTKGVVFLFTGQGSQYPGMSQGLYRAWPCFQQAVDECDQLFAPHLGCSIRAIMYGNDAALLARTVYTQPALFTLQYALCALWQSWGVTPAAAIGHSIGEFAAACIAGVMSLPDAVWLVARRAQLMDSLPTGGVMVMLQATEREVLPLLAGVSDRVAIAAVNTPQSVVISGDAEAVHQIVRQYEAMGKSARYLTVSHPFHSPAMEPIVRDFEAAAATVPMNSTQFPIVSTLSGKIAENGDLCTPAYWRRQLREPVRFADALQTLLQDGYTTFLEIGPTPVLCGFGKMMGEMAHVEWLPSLRAGQDDLQQSATSLCHCIERNLASSAVYYSESGRRTATLPTYPFQRTPYWTTPQPPAVTLTASLVRHGHPLLGTRIESPALGDGVLFETHFTPDTPQFLAEHIIFDRVLSPAAAHICMLLAAGLAVCDEGGTPLRLQDVHFVRPLLVDQAGRDVQVILGAPSHQSTRAARIVSRAHGEAKTEWQEHCQATVVPATPPSPVASLANLRQRCTVAHDPTSFYNAFLAAGYRVGSSYRRIREIFAGDDESLCRLEGVVDGGAPDPGLMDAILQSMASASDEFRQAIEGGERIYIPMGALQIHLLAPFTAEIWCHSRSQTTGDAIEGDVNVYAADGTHLLAITGFSLRRTDRQTLFASDTHADLLYQVTWQETMPHGDVANASFLLLGESSTTDLYAAGILKLGGTCEVAVPERVDRWLPHLEGKILLYFTPVPQNENDVHALAESLAHAAAVIAQIGERVPQPIALRFWLITTNATPRQNVAIDPFQSAWQGFARSAALEYPHFWGGSIDLEHRLSVAALATLVAFVADPQGEREGVIRGTQLWLPRVVRLAPKQTNPAFALKSEATYLISGGTGALGLALAEACVAAGAKHLALVGRHAPTGAVAARIASLCTAANVVFFRADVAVASECEQLFQTIQATVPPLKGIFHLAGVLDDAPLSQLNAAQLQRVLGAKSAGAWHIHQLTAHLELDSFVLFSSAAAVLGNRGQAGYAAANAFLDGLAYLRQQHGLPAISIAWGPLAGGGMAESSDTVRRMVERQGFRYLPPHALVSLLQQAQQSRVAAVAALACDWTQYTRINQLSNTRWLASLLTSSQTHDNHPATSPVASILEQLQTATLEERHQLMIHCIQQQAGAIIGIDASHLNPTTPLVELGLDSLMAVDLRNALVKELQISLTVATLFNFPTIAGLANHLLQEHLPLNNEAESTAKTKSTQTAHDILAELKGLL